A single window of Microbispora hainanensis DNA harbors:
- a CDS encoding CBS domain-containing protein: MQARDVVVNLPTVTVHDPVARAVRIMVLNRMPGLIVVDGRGRPGWVLPGTQVLRLTVPGAYQEDPALARAIDEAHADRFWQELDGITVGECLPPQPPRPVTVPLDATLLEVAALMTRMRSPITAVVGPDGTLAGAITLERLLTSLALVPPGE, encoded by the coding sequence ATGCAAGCGCGCGATGTCGTTGTGAACCTGCCGACGGTGACCGTCCACGACCCCGTCGCCCGGGCCGTACGGATCATGGTGCTGAACCGGATGCCCGGGTTGATCGTGGTGGACGGCAGGGGACGGCCGGGATGGGTGCTTCCCGGCACGCAGGTCCTGCGTCTCACGGTGCCCGGGGCCTATCAGGAGGACCCGGCGCTCGCCCGGGCGATCGACGAGGCCCATGCCGACCGCTTCTGGCAGGAGCTGGACGGCATCACGGTGGGCGAGTGCCTGCCGCCCCAGCCGCCCAGGCCGGTCACGGTGCCCCTCGATGCGACCCTGCTCGAAGTGGCCGCCCTCATGACGCGGATGCGCAGCCCCATCACCGCGGTCGTCGGCCCCGACGGCACCCTGGCCGGCGCGATCACCCTGGAGCGGCTGCTCACCAGCCTGGCGCTCGTGCCACCGGGTGAGTGA